The genomic window GCACTGTATAATCAATATATgcactaacaaaaaaaaacaaaacaaaacaaaaacaaagcatGCTCTTAATACTCAGCATATTATGCATTCGTAGTTTCTATAGAACATATCTATATTAAAGATAAATGAAGTTGTACCTAGGAGGATCAAATGTGAAGTACGGCTAACTAGATGTATAAGTAATATCCCACCTTCCCTTAGTATTTCAAGATCTGTTTGAATTTAAAAGGTACCTAATATTCGAGACTTATCAACAGGTAATGTTGCTTTAATATATACTTAACCAAAGAGCTAGCATCATACCAATCAAACACACTATTGTTGCTACTCGGTGAtgtaatgaatatatatatatatatatatatatatatatatatatatataaagagagagagtgtgtgtgattggtaaaaaccaaacctattgattttttgcttaaaactattttaaataaaatataaacaacttCATATGTTTATAGAgtctattttgatataaaacatgttttgattcgACTGttctaatgaaaaatgtttattttttaactatCATGTCATGggggccattcattttttcttactaTTCAAACACTATTAAAAtataacaaatgatcaacttagtatatgttttgcatcaacccattcttaagatcatatgaataaggttagattgcaaaaacaaaaacattttaaaaattaaaatcaaagagttggtttttatccctgacgTAGGACAAGCCATTTTTGTCACTATAGCACCGCCGAATTTATTGTCACTGTACCATTGCACCAAACATTTCTAATTACATATTTATAACGAAAAGGATGAGACAAGCACCTAAACCTAACAAAAGACCGACGCCTGAATTGCCATTTATCCAATAAGCTGGACCCCTGaagtaattttcatttttacaatAAGTTGAAGGAAGGGGGGCGATTTGGTAAAACGGGTCTGAACCGAAGAGCGAGTGTCGCCCCCTAGGCCGCCCCTCCCCACCGGCGTCGCCGGTTAAATCGGGGCCGACCAGTTCTCATCCGACGCCGCCCGTGTTGCCGCTGCTCCACCGGCGGTGTCTCGCCACTCCGCCACAATCATTTGGATCCGCGCGCCATCCTGACGTCACCGTCCCCCCGAAGCTCATCTCCCACTTGTCGCCTTTCCATTCGTCGGATCCCCGTTCGAGCTGCTCGGGAGTCTGTGCTAAGCCGCTGGCTTTTGAAGGATAAAAGCTTAACCAAACAATTTAGATCTTTCGTTTAGTTGCTAAAGCACTCcgaagagagagacagagagagagagagagagagagactgtgagAGTTTGGAAGATGTCAGGGATCATGGTGTctgagaggaagaaggaagtgGGCTTGGCCCTCAAATTTGATGCCACTGAGCTCAGGCTGGGCCTGCCCGGCGACGACCGGTCTGAGATCGAGACCCCCAAGGCCGCCGGCAAGAGGGGGTTCGCCGAGACTACGGCGGCGGTGGACTGGAAGCTGAAGCTCGGCGACTCTGCCACCAGCGCTGCTGCTAAGGACTCTGATCTGGCGGGGAAGATGAGGAACCTACCTAAGGAGAACGACCTTCCGGGCGTCGACGACCCCGGGAAGCCGCCGGCGGCCAAGTAAGCAATCTAAATTCCTGTTAGCCTGCTATGAATTTATCATGGGAAGCTTTGTTCTTGGATGAATATGagtgctttctttttttctctctttgggTATTACCTTTTGTGTTTGAGGTATGCAATCCTTTTCATAGTGGCATCATGCAGAAGGGTGTGAGATTTTAGGGTGGGTGGAATTTCCAGAAACGGCTAGAACgacctttttctttccttcctcgGGAATGAGAATGAAGGTTTTGGCAGCTTCCATGAAACAGCACCTATCAGTTTTTTGGActttcttcctccctttcttcttcctggatattcccagaattttttttctcagaaTATCTCGTTAAGCACCCAGGCGAAAGAAGAAAACTAAGGATATCAACAAAAGCAATTTGAGCATCTTGATCCGATGAGAAGAAAACTCAAGGATCGGAACAGTGAACAACAAATTCTCTGCTGCTCTTTCCATctgtgaaaagaaaacaaacttttttttttttccttctttctttctttcttctgtgAAACCAACCTTGGTTTCCTATATCTATCTGAAAACTATGCCGGATGttatcttttacattttttcgtGCTTCCTTTCTTGTTGGCTTTACTTTTTCTGGCGGTCGACTTGATGTGTGAGAAATGGTGGTGGACTGTGGTGGTGTCACACGCAGAGCGCAGGTGGTGGGTTGGCCGCCCGTTCGGTCGTTCAGGAAGAACATCCTGGCCGTCCAGTCGGCAAAGAACGGCGAGGACGGCAGCGAGAAGAGCAGCGCCACCTTCGTCAAGGTGAGCATGGACGGCGCTCCTTACCTCCGCAAGGTGGACCTGAAGATGTACAAGACCTACCAAGAACTGTCCAAGGCACTGGAGGCCATGTTCAGCTGCTTCACAATTGGTACGTCTACCATCTCTTCCCCCTCGCCCTACCATGATCATCGTCATCGTCATTCTgctcctgctgctgctgctgctgctgctgatgatGATGGCCATGgtcatcgtcatcgtcatcttcatcatcaccatgGCCATGGCCATGGCCATGGTCATGGTGATGCATGATTATGAGGATGATGTTGATGTGGTGATGATCATCATAATGAGGATCATGGTGGGTTTTAATGGCTCGGATGAGCCTACCCCACCATGATTGGTTCATGTCGCAGTCTGGTCGGCTTGAGTTGGCTAATTGTGTACCCTGCAATAAGCGAGCCCACTGCTTAACAGGTGGGCTGCAGCCCACATGTTTTTGGGTGGCCGATTCATAATTTTGGTACAGCCCAGTCCGTCTGACTCGCTCGGATCACAATCTGAATTTTGTTGAGCCAGATCCTAGGTTCACCTTTCTATATCATGGTTGACCTTGACTCCGCC from Nymphaea colorata isolate Beijing-Zhang1983 chromosome 6, ASM883128v2, whole genome shotgun sequence includes these protein-coding regions:
- the LOC116255828 gene encoding auxin-responsive protein IAA16-like, which codes for MSGIMVSERKKEVGLALKFDATELRLGLPGDDRSEIETPKAAGKRGFAETTAAVDWKLKLGDSATSAAAKDSDLAGKMRNLPKENDLPGVDDPGKPPAAKAQVVGWPPVRSFRKNILAVQSAKNGEDGSEKSSATFVKVSMDGAPYLRKVDLKMYKTYQELSKALEAMFSCFTIGMNGRDFMNESKLTDLLNGSEYVPTYEDKDGDWMLVGDVPWEMFVDSCKRLRIMKGSEAIGLAPRAVEKCKNRT